A single region of the Shinella sp. PSBB067 genome encodes:
- the urtE gene encoding urea ABC transporter ATP-binding subunit UrtE — MLTVEKANLHYGAAQALRGISLTAEMGRITCVLGRNGVGKSSLLRAITGQHPLSGGTVSFNDVRLDGMAPYNRARQGIGYVPQGREIFPLLTVRENLESGYAPLKRAERFIPNEIFSLFPVLHTMLGRRGGDLSGGQQQQLAIGRALVTRPKILVLDEPTEGIQPSIIKDIGRAIRYLRDTTGMAILLVEQYLDFCRELADHVYIMDRGEIVHEGPAETLDTEQARRHLTV; from the coding sequence ATGCTGACCGTCGAAAAAGCCAACCTGCATTATGGCGCCGCACAGGCCCTGCGCGGCATCTCCCTGACCGCCGAAATGGGCAGGATCACCTGCGTGCTCGGCCGCAACGGTGTGGGCAAGTCGAGCCTCCTGCGCGCCATCACCGGCCAGCATCCGCTTTCGGGCGGCACGGTCAGCTTCAACGACGTCAGGCTCGACGGCATGGCGCCCTATAACCGCGCCAGGCAGGGCATCGGCTATGTGCCGCAGGGCCGCGAGATCTTCCCGCTGCTGACGGTGAGGGAGAATCTGGAATCGGGTTACGCCCCGCTGAAGCGCGCCGAGCGTTTCATCCCGAACGAGATCTTCAGCCTCTTTCCCGTGCTGCACACCATGCTCGGCCGGCGCGGCGGCGATCTCTCGGGCGGCCAGCAGCAGCAGCTCGCCATCGGCCGGGCGCTCGTCACGCGGCCGAAGATCCTCGTGCTGGACGAGCCGACGGAGGGCATCCAGCCGTCGATCATCAAGGATATCGGCCGGGCGATCCGCTATCTGCGCGATACCACCGGCATGGCCATCCTGCTCGTCGAGCAATATCTCGACTTCTGCCGCGAGCTTGCCGATCACGTCTACATCATGGATCGCGGCGAAATCGTACATGAAGGGCCGGCCGAAACGCTCGACACCGAGCAGGCGCGGCGGCACCTGACGGTATGA
- the urtC gene encoding urea ABC transporter permease subunit UrtC: MITSFLLKALDRNIVIVVALLFAIAALVPALNLLTAPDHPLHVPTYIVSLFGKYLTYALLALALDLVWGFCGILSLGHAAFFALGGYAMGMYLMRQIGARGSYGNPLLPDFMVFLNWKELPWFWYGFDMFWFAALMAVLVPGLLAFVFGWFAFRSRVNGVYLSIITQAMTFALLLAFFRNDMGFGGNNGLTDFKDILGFNIQSSGTRSALFAASAIALALSLVVTSGIVRSKYGKILVGVRDAESRTRFLGYRVEHMKLFAFVVSAMMAGVAGALYVPQVGIINPGEFEPANSIEVVIWTAVGGRGTLIGPIVGAILVNAGKSIFTAAFPEVWLFALGGLFVFVTLFLPRGIVGTARQAIERRREYRKARQAEAARAFAAEPQAAE; encoded by the coding sequence ATGATCACCTCGTTTCTCCTCAAGGCGCTCGATCGCAACATCGTCATCGTCGTGGCGTTGCTCTTCGCCATCGCGGCCCTCGTTCCGGCGCTGAACCTCCTGACGGCGCCGGACCACCCGCTGCATGTGCCGACCTATATCGTCTCGCTGTTCGGCAAGTACCTCACCTATGCGCTGCTTGCCCTGGCGCTCGATCTCGTCTGGGGCTTCTGCGGCATCCTCTCGCTCGGCCATGCCGCCTTCTTCGCGCTCGGCGGCTATGCCATGGGCATGTACCTGATGCGCCAGATCGGCGCGCGCGGCTCCTACGGCAATCCGCTGCTGCCGGATTTCATGGTCTTCCTCAACTGGAAGGAGCTGCCCTGGTTCTGGTACGGCTTCGACATGTTCTGGTTCGCCGCGCTGATGGCGGTGCTGGTGCCGGGCCTGCTCGCTTTCGTCTTCGGCTGGTTCGCCTTCCGCTCGCGCGTCAACGGCGTCTACCTCTCGATCATCACCCAGGCGATGACCTTCGCCCTGCTGCTCGCCTTCTTCCGCAACGACATGGGCTTCGGCGGCAACAACGGCCTCACGGACTTCAAGGACATCCTGGGCTTCAACATCCAGTCCAGCGGCACGCGCTCGGCGCTCTTCGCCGCCTCGGCCATCGCGCTCGCCCTCTCGTTGGTCGTCACCTCGGGCATCGTCCGCTCGAAATACGGCAAGATCCTCGTCGGCGTGCGCGATGCCGAAAGCCGCACCCGCTTCCTCGGCTATCGCGTGGAGCACATGAAGCTCTTCGCCTTCGTGGTCTCCGCGATGATGGCGGGCGTCGCCGGCGCGCTCTACGTGCCGCAGGTCGGTATCATCAATCCCGGCGAATTCGAGCCGGCCAATTCCATCGAGGTCGTCATCTGGACGGCGGTCGGCGGGCGCGGCACGCTGATCGGCCCCATCGTCGGCGCCATCCTCGTCAACGCCGGCAAGAGCATCTTCACCGCGGCCTTCCCGGAAGTCTGGCTCTTCGCGCTCGGCGGCCTCTTCGTGTTCGTCACGCTTTTCCTGCCCAGGGGCATCGTCGGCACGGCACGGCAGGCCATCGAGCGGCGCAGGGAATACCGCAAGGCGCGGCAGGCCGAGGCCGCCCGCGCCTTCGCGGCAGAACCCCAGGCGGCGGAGTGA
- the urtD gene encoding urea ABC transporter ATP-binding protein UrtD, which yields MNTLASNARPTSILYLDGVSVSFDGFKALDSLSFVIAPGELRAIIGPNGAGKTTMMDIITGRTRPDTGEVFFKGTIDLAQKDEAEIAQLGIGRKFQKPTVFESHTVWDNLELALNRRRGVFSTLFYRLTAEDRARIEEILSTVRLASRKDDYAANLSHGQKQWLEIGMLLAQEPELLLVDEPVAGMTDAETAETAILLKEIAKTRSVVVVEHDMGFIRDLGVKVTCLAEGSVLAEGSIDFVSADRKVIENYLGR from the coding sequence ATGAACACGCTCGCAAGCAACGCAAGACCCACCAGCATCCTCTATCTCGACGGTGTCTCCGTCTCCTTCGATGGCTTCAAGGCGCTGGATTCGCTGTCCTTCGTCATCGCGCCGGGCGAACTGCGCGCCATCATCGGCCCGAACGGTGCGGGCAAGACGACGATGATGGACATCATCACCGGCAGGACGCGGCCTGATACCGGTGAGGTCTTCTTCAAGGGCACGATCGATCTTGCGCAGAAGGACGAAGCGGAGATCGCCCAGCTCGGCATCGGCCGGAAATTCCAGAAGCCGACGGTCTTCGAAAGCCATACCGTCTGGGACAATCTGGAACTGGCGCTGAACCGCAGGCGCGGCGTCTTCTCCACCCTCTTCTACCGCCTGACGGCCGAGGACAGGGCCCGCATCGAGGAAATCCTTTCGACCGTGCGCCTGGCCAGCCGCAAGGACGATTACGCCGCCAATCTCAGCCACGGCCAGAAGCAGTGGCTGGAGATCGGCATGCTGCTCGCGCAGGAGCCGGAGCTGCTGCTGGTCGACGAGCCTGTCGCCGGCATGACGGATGCGGAGACCGCGGAAACGGCGATCCTTCTGAAGGAGATCGCCAAGACCCGTTCGGTGGTGGTCGTCGAGCACGACATGGGCTTCATCCGCGATCTCGGCGTGAAGGTGACATGCCTTGCCGAAGGCTCGGTCCTGGCAGAGGGCTCGATCGACTTCGTCAGTGCGGACCGGAAGGTCATCGAGAATTACCTGGGGAGATGA
- a CDS encoding MurR/RpiR family transcriptional regulator, with translation MTSTGDSLLHRVSRMEFSAAEKRVIELLLSIAEYDVAGLPSSAIAERTGTSRSTVDRLCKRLGYNGLKELRRALLQESRSMQGPVSTHVVSDAIAHSDSFAEIAYKVFHSASVRALRFADLLSHSTELDRLVNAVRDARSVQVFGVGASAVVALDLHQRLMRLGIRIAFSEDHHNQIAGASLMEPGDLAIAISYSGRTRPTLHAAQIARTRGATLAAVLGVSTSPLEAIADIPIITPPGINLFGADAVMTRALEIMFNEVLFHCLAFGNEKMMQNVSRIEEDLRGERG, from the coding sequence ATGACCTCTACAGGGGATTCTCTGCTCCACCGCGTCTCGCGCATGGAGTTTTCGGCCGCTGAAAAGCGCGTCATCGAGCTCTTGCTGAGCATTGCCGAATATGACGTTGCGGGCCTGCCCTCCTCGGCCATCGCCGAACGGACGGGCACGAGCCGCTCGACCGTCGACCGGCTCTGCAAGCGCCTGGGATATAACGGCCTCAAGGAGTTGCGCCGGGCGCTGCTTCAGGAAAGCCGCAGCATGCAGGGACCTGTCTCGACGCATGTGGTGTCGGACGCCATCGCCCATTCCGACAGTTTCGCGGAAATCGCCTACAAGGTGTTTCACAGCGCGTCGGTCCGGGCCCTGCGCTTTGCCGATCTCCTGTCCCATTCCACGGAGCTCGACCGGCTCGTCAACGCCGTCCGCGACGCGCGCAGCGTGCAGGTCTTCGGCGTCGGCGCCTCGGCGGTCGTGGCACTGGACCTGCATCAGCGCCTGATGCGTCTCGGCATACGCATCGCGTTCTCCGAGGACCATCACAACCAGATCGCCGGCGCGTCCCTGATGGAGCCGGGCGATCTGGCGATTGCCATTTCCTATTCCGGCCGGACGCGGCCGACGCTGCACGCCGCCCAGATCGCCAGGACGCGCGGCGCCACCCTCGCCGCCGTCCTCGGCGTCTCCACCTCCCCGCTGGAAGCCATTGCCGACATCCCGATCATCACCCCGCCGGGGATCAACCTGTTCGGCGCGGACGCCGTGATGACACGCGCGCTGGAGATCATGTTCAACGAGGTGCTGTTCCACTGCCTGGCGTTCGGCAACGAGAAGATGATGCAGAATGTGTCAAGAATCGAGGAAGACCTGCGGGGTGAGCGAGGATAA